One region of Dokdonia sp. 4H-3-7-5 genomic DNA includes:
- a CDS encoding aldehyde dehydrogenase family protein: MSTVAKDFGMDEALKILGISDINEGTSTGQKSFGNGDIIESYSPVDGQLIGKVKTTTKEDYEKVMTSATAAFKDFRTMPAPARGEMVRQFGNKLREVKEPLGKLVSYEMGKSYQEGLGEVQEMIDICDFAVGLSRQLHGLTMHSERPGHRMYEQYHPLGVVGIISAFNFPVAVWAWNTALAWVCGDVCVWKPSEKTPLCGVACQNIIAEVLKANDMPEGISCLINGDYKVGEMMTTDKRVPLISATGSTRMGKKVSATVGERLGTSLLELGGNNAIIVTPDADIKMTVIGAVFGAVGTAGQRCTSTRRLIIHESMYDKVKDAVVKAYGQLRIGNPLDENNHVGPLIDTDAVANYNSALERVVAEGGNLIVEGGVLSGEGYESGCYVKPAIAEASNDYEIVQHETFAPVLYLLKYKGDVMDALELQNGVAQGLSSAIMTNNLREAERFLSVAGSDCGIANVNIGTSGAEIGGAFGGEKDTGGGRESGSDAWKVYMRRQTNTINYTTELPLAQGIKFDL; encoded by the coding sequence ATGAGCACAGTAGCAAAAGATTTTGGAATGGACGAAGCGCTTAAAATACTTGGCATTTCCGATATAAATGAAGGAACCTCTACAGGTCAAAAAAGTTTTGGTAATGGAGACATTATCGAGTCTTATTCTCCAGTAGATGGACAATTAATAGGTAAAGTAAAAACTACCACAAAGGAAGATTACGAGAAAGTAATGACCTCTGCAACTGCAGCGTTTAAAGACTTTAGAACCATGCCAGCTCCAGCAAGAGGAGAGATGGTACGTCAGTTTGGAAATAAACTTCGTGAGGTAAAAGAGCCATTAGGTAAACTCGTTTCTTATGAGATGGGTAAATCATATCAAGAAGGACTAGGTGAAGTACAAGAGATGATAGACATCTGTGACTTTGCAGTAGGTCTTTCTCGACAGTTACACGGTCTTACAATGCACTCAGAACGTCCTGGTCACAGAATGTATGAGCAGTACCACCCGCTAGGTGTGGTAGGTATCATTTCGGCATTTAATTTTCCGGTAGCTGTTTGGGCTTGGAACACAGCGCTTGCTTGGGTTTGTGGAGATGTTTGTGTATGGAAACCATCAGAAAAAACACCGCTTTGTGGTGTTGCTTGTCAAAACATTATTGCAGAGGTTCTTAAAGCTAACGATATGCCAGAAGGTATCTCTTGCCTTATAAACGGAGATTACAAAGTAGGTGAGATGATGACTACAGATAAGCGTGTCCCTCTTATTTCTGCTACCGGTTCTACTCGTATGGGTAAAAAGGTGTCTGCTACGGTAGGAGAACGTCTAGGAACATCACTACTCGAACTAGGGGGAAATAATGCAATCATTGTAACTCCAGACGCAGATATTAAAATGACAGTAATCGGTGCCGTTTTTGGTGCTGTAGGAACTGCTGGACAACGCTGTACATCTACTAGACGTCTTATTATACATGAGAGTATGTATGATAAAGTAAAAGACGCCGTAGTAAAAGCATATGGACAGTTACGCATAGGTAATCCTCTTGATGAAAATAATCACGTAGGACCACTTATCGATACGGATGCAGTTGCCAATTACAACAGCGCACTAGAACGTGTGGTTGCAGAAGGTGGTAACCTTATTGTAGAAGGTGGAGTTCTTAGTGGAGAAGGTTATGAGAGCGGTTGCTACGTAAAGCCAGCGATTGCAGAGGCTAGTAATGATTATGAGATTGTACAACACGAGACTTTTGCTCCTGTATTATACTTATTAAAATACAAAGGTGATGTAATGGATGCTTTAGAGCTTCAAAACGGCGTTGCACAAGGACTTTCGTCTGCTATTATGACAAACAATCTTCGCGAGGCAGAGCGCTTCTTAAGCGTTGCAGGATCAGATTGTGGTATTGCAAACGTAAACATAGGTACTTCTGGTGCAGAGATAGGTGGAGCCTTTGGAGGTGAGAAAGACACTGGAGGAGGCCGCGAGTCTGGATCAGATGCTTGGAAAGTATATATGAGAAGACAGACTAACACTATTAATTACACGACAGAGCTTCCACTTGCCCAAGGAATTAAATTTGACTTATAG
- a CDS encoding GNAT family N-acetyltransferase: MTYHIETEHLILREVRIEDTGNMYRLDSNPIVHEYLGKNPITCMGKARTSIDYIRMQYETYGIGRWAAIEKSSGDWIGWTGLKYNFEKEMNGHTNFYDIGYRFMPEYWCKGYATESSIAARDYFFEHFPNTKLCGMAELGNKASCRVLEKIGLEGKNNFIYEAQQVELAWFEKMP, translated from the coding sequence ATGACCTACCATATAGAAACAGAACACCTCATTTTACGCGAGGTTCGTATAGAAGATACGGGAAACATGTATCGACTAGATAGCAATCCAATAGTACATGAATATTTAGGCAAAAACCCTATTACATGTATGGGAAAGGCGCGAACATCTATAGATTATATACGTATGCAATATGAAACCTACGGTATAGGACGCTGGGCAGCGATAGAGAAAAGTAGTGGAGACTGGATAGGGTGGACGGGACTCAAATATAACTTTGAAAAAGAAATGAATGGCCACACTAATTTTTATGATATAGGATATCGTTTTATGCCTGAGTATTGGTGTAAAGGCTATGCAACCGAATCTTCAATTGCGGCAAGAGATTACTTTTTTGAACATTTTCCAAACACAAAACTCTGCGGCATGGCAGAGTTAGGTAATAAAGCTTCTTGCAGAGTACTTGAGAAGATAGGCCTCGAGGGCAAGAATAATTTTATATATGAAGCTCAGCAAGTAGAACTTGCTTGGTTTGAAAAAATGCCATAA
- a CDS encoding NAD(P)H-binding protein, with product MNKKITIAGLGWLGKALASRLQLMGYTVKGSVTDAEKAKDLTRSNILAYPVVIAESGVSGLVETFLADTDVLLIMIPPGLRKNTGANYALKMAHFLHLIERSEVKKVILISSTSVYDDAQGKVTEKDAPQPDTNAAKQLYDVEQIFFNTPAFETTVVRFGGLFGGSRNPVKFLAGRKGLTNGDAPVNMIHRDDCIGILTAIIKKDAFGHIINAVSPNHPTKKEYYTKQAIELGLEPPEYSQEDSLSFKQIDSITVDSVLNYEFTVHL from the coding sequence ATGAATAAAAAAATTACAATTGCTGGTTTAGGATGGCTTGGTAAAGCACTTGCCTCGAGGCTCCAGCTTATGGGGTACACGGTAAAAGGAAGTGTGACAGATGCAGAAAAAGCAAAAGACCTTACAAGAAGTAATATCCTTGCATATCCAGTAGTAATAGCAGAAAGTGGTGTCTCAGGCTTAGTAGAAACTTTTCTTGCAGATACAGATGTGCTACTCATTATGATACCGCCAGGCTTGAGAAAGAACACAGGTGCAAACTACGCTCTCAAAATGGCGCATTTTCTACATCTGATTGAACGGTCTGAGGTTAAAAAAGTGATTCTTATAAGTAGTACCTCTGTCTATGATGATGCACAAGGTAAGGTGACAGAGAAAGATGCACCACAACCCGATACAAATGCGGCTAAGCAGTTATATGATGTAGAGCAAATATTCTTTAACACCCCTGCTTTTGAGACAACGGTTGTTCGTTTTGGAGGATTGTTTGGTGGTAGTAGAAACCCTGTGAAATTTCTTGCTGGACGAAAGGGATTAACTAATGGTGATGCTCCAGTTAATATGATACATCGCGATGACTGCATCGGGATTTTGACAGCGATAATCAAGAAAGATGCCTTTGGTCACATTATAAATGCGGTGTCTCCTAATCATCCTACAAAAAAAGAATATTACACAAAGCAGGCTATTGAGTTGGGTCTCGAGCCGCCAGAATATAGTCAAGAAGATTCCTTATCCTTTAAGCAGATAGATAGTATTACGGTTGATAGTGTTTTAAATTACGAGTTTACGGTGCACCTTTAA
- a CDS encoding isoaspartyl peptidase/L-asparaginase family protein, translating into MKKLVFSIISCFLIMSCDMPVKKENSKEVENTIPADQKFGLVIHGGAGTILKKNMTDSLEKAYRLKLEEATKAGHKILANGGTSMEAVTAAINIMEDSPLFNAGKGAVFTHDGTNELDASVMDGKTLNAGAISGVTTVKNPIDLAVAVMDKSEHVMLSAKGAEQFAQEQGLEIVDPSYFYTERRFQSLQKIIDKEKTQLDHDDDKKVAFMDPYIKDSKFGTVGCAALDKHGNLAAGTSTGGMTNKRYNRIGDAPIIGSGTYANNATCAVSSTGWGEFFIRAQVAHDISAMMEYKGVTLQEAASEVIQKKVPALGGDGGIVAIDKDGNVAMEFNTAGMYRAHMNATGDLDIKIYKNN; encoded by the coding sequence ATGAAAAAATTAGTTTTTAGTATTATTTCATGTTTTTTAATCATGTCTTGCGACATGCCAGTTAAAAAAGAAAATTCTAAAGAGGTTGAAAATACTATCCCCGCAGATCAAAAATTTGGTCTTGTTATACATGGAGGAGCAGGTACTATTCTTAAAAAGAATATGACAGATTCACTAGAAAAAGCATATCGTCTTAAGCTAGAGGAAGCTACAAAAGCTGGTCATAAAATTCTAGCCAATGGTGGAACTAGTATGGAAGCCGTGACAGCAGCTATAAATATTATGGAGGACAGTCCATTATTTAATGCAGGAAAAGGTGCTGTTTTTACACATGATGGTACAAATGAGCTTGACGCAAGTGTAATGGATGGTAAGACGCTTAATGCGGGAGCCATCTCTGGAGTAACAACAGTAAAAAATCCTATTGATCTTGCAGTAGCTGTTATGGATAAATCTGAGCATGTGATGTTAAGCGCAAAAGGAGCAGAGCAATTTGCACAAGAGCAAGGATTAGAAATTGTAGACCCTTCTTATTTCTATACAGAAAGACGCTTCCAATCTTTACAGAAAATAATAGATAAAGAAAAAACACAGCTCGACCACGATGATGATAAGAAGGTGGCATTTATGGATCCTTATATAAAGGACAGTAAATTTGGAACCGTAGGTTGTGCGGCGTTAGATAAGCATGGTAACCTAGCTGCGGGAACTTCTACAGGAGGAATGACTAATAAACGTTACAACCGTATAGGTGATGCTCCTATTATAGGTTCTGGTACGTATGCAAATAATGCTACGTGCGCAGTAAGTAGTACAGGATGGGGAGAATTTTTTATACGAGCACAGGTGGCTCATGATATCTCAGCAATGATGGAATATAAAGGAGTAACGCTACAAGAAGCTGCTAGCGAAGTTATCCAGAAGAAAGTTCCAGCTTTAGGCGGCGATGGAGGTATTGTAGCGATAGACAAAGACGGTAACGTTGCGATGGAATTCAACACTGCAGGAATGTACCGTGCTCATATGAATGCTACCGGAGATCTAGACATTAAGATTTATAAGAATAATTAA
- a CDS encoding OmpA family protein — protein MLLTIVICMILAWIFCCNTTQSSDSQNNQRETTINNPPAVATPEVATSMAFNLKGPDGKFAFTSNDNFNFNTSSFSILPPISGEVTDGVNQFKTYFETAGNEDKMIDITGYYDSGEKNTSAFADLGLARSNSVKNYFVDQGIPSSRINTYGELRASIVSDGNVYKGPIEYRIFNQANGDLDATNTALQDIENSLRADPLVLYFNYGEASVTLSEKKRLQIGDISCYLDKKEGATITVEGHTDSQGSLTTNDRLGLERAEFAKAYLANNGIPESKIKTVSKGERSPIETNDTEEGHNKNRRAVITLN, from the coding sequence ATGCTGCTTACGATTGTTATTTGTATGATTCTCGCATGGATTTTTTGTTGTAACACTACTCAAAGTAGTGATTCACAAAACAATCAAAGAGAAACAACTATTAACAATCCTCCTGCAGTAGCTACCCCAGAAGTAGCAACCTCAATGGCCTTTAATCTTAAAGGGCCCGATGGGAAATTTGCTTTTACTAGCAACGACAATTTTAACTTCAACACTTCATCATTTTCAATACTACCTCCTATCTCTGGAGAAGTTACAGATGGTGTAAATCAATTCAAAACATATTTTGAGACTGCCGGTAATGAAGATAAGATGATAGATATCACAGGATATTATGATAGTGGAGAAAAAAACACCTCAGCATTTGCAGATCTTGGACTTGCTAGATCAAATTCGGTAAAAAACTATTTTGTTGATCAAGGAATTCCCTCCAGCCGTATTAACACATACGGAGAGCTACGCGCATCAATAGTTTCTGATGGCAACGTTTACAAAGGCCCTATAGAATACAGGATTTTTAACCAGGCAAATGGAGATCTTGATGCTACTAATACGGCACTACAAGACATAGAGAATAGCCTAAGAGCAGACCCACTAGTATTGTACTTCAATTATGGAGAAGCCTCTGTAACACTAAGCGAGAAAAAACGCTTACAAATAGGAGACATAAGCTGTTATCTTGATAAAAAAGAAGGTGCAACCATCACTGTTGAAGGACACACAGACAGTCAAGGTAGCCTCACAACTAACGATAGATTAGGATTAGAAAGAGCAGAGTTTGCAAAGGCATACCTTGCAAACAACGGTATTCCGGAATCAAAAATCAAAACAGTTTCAAAAGGAGAGCGTAGCCCTATTGAAACAAATGATACTGAGGAAGGACACAATAAAAACAGACGCGCAGTCATCACACTAAACTAA
- a CDS encoding CBS domain-containing protein produces the protein MAIKSFMGKRAKDTKSSATDIKVSDYMSRKLITFSPDQSVLEVMNNLIKHKISGGPVVNENNELLGIISEGDCMKQISESRYYNMPMDNMKVSNHMVTNVDTIDGNMNVFDAANKFLESKHRRFPIVENGKLVGQISQKDVLKAALALNGQTWK, from the coding sequence ATGGCAATTAAAAGTTTTATGGGTAAGCGCGCAAAGGACACCAAAAGCAGCGCTACAGATATTAAAGTAAGTGATTACATGAGCCGAAAGCTCATTACTTTTTCTCCTGACCAATCGGTGCTTGAAGTGATGAACAACTTAATTAAACACAAGATTTCTGGTGGTCCCGTGGTTAATGAAAATAACGAACTACTAGGTATTATCTCTGAAGGTGACTGTATGAAGCAAATTTCTGAAAGTCGTTACTACAATATGCCTATGGATAATATGAAGGTGTCTAATCACATGGTGACTAATGTGGATACAATAGACGGTAATATGAATGTTTTTGATGCGGCAAATAAATTTCTAGAGTCAAAACACAGGCGTTTCCCTATTGTAGAAAATGGCAAGCTCGTAGGACAAATAAGCCAAAAAGATGTTCTTAAAGCTGCGCTAGCTCTCAACGGTCAAACTTGGAAATAA
- a CDS encoding M28 family peptidase, which produces MKRLSHIISFILVLFLVFVSFYSLMPKTIGDKETPLTEFSTARALSHLKVISAKPHFVGTAAHTEVQQYIVQELRKLGLEPQVQEGFVNEEWNGYSNLTKPQNILARIKGSGDGKALLLMSHYDSAPHSASHGASDAGSGVVTILESVRAYLASGVTPVNDIIICITDAEEIGLDGAQLFVDEHPWAKDVGLALNFEARGSGGPSNMIVETNHGNKNLINGFMEAGVEYPVGTSLMYSIYKMLPNDTDSTVLREDGDIDGFFFAFIDDHFDYHTVNDTFENLDRKTLEHQGTYLMPLLKYFAATDLTNIKSDEDYVYFDAAVANFVAYPFSWIWPMVAIAIVLFIALLVYGFKKEQLRRKYVARGFRTFFLTLILGGGLFYLLWELLKYVYPSYEDMLPVFIYNGHWYIIAFALLGFSLCMGMYHRLTVAQNTASNMVAPLTMWLIINILVAVYLKGAAFFIIPVYFGLIAFYVLIAQRKPSVLLLVLLCAPAIFLLAPLVQFFPVGLGPDMLYASVIFLILLFGLVLPVFGLYRNKKFLAYLSLLGALVCFGIAHMNSDAAVDRQAPNSLIYYQNTDTNRAYWATYNKSLDDWTKGYLGENPEQATMYIGNAAGSKYNTPYTYAKETAVIDLPESTVQLDKDTLVDGLRYITLTVTPNRTVHQMRMYTAIETPLQHISWNGVAVKADSTETLYKKRGSKGILSYYRGKNDKLEFKFAVPEGVNPKFTLKEFSYDLLENPKFTVSARPNTTMPKPFVPNDAIIVERTIDIAEYAFAKAKKDTINTGVEE; this is translated from the coding sequence ATGAAACGTTTATCCCATATTATTTCATTTATTCTAGTGTTGTTTTTAGTATTTGTGAGCTTTTACTCACTCATGCCTAAGACTATAGGTGATAAAGAAACTCCGCTTACAGAATTTTCTACGGCAAGAGCATTATCACATTTAAAAGTAATCTCGGCAAAGCCGCATTTTGTGGGTACAGCGGCACATACAGAAGTGCAGCAATATATTGTGCAAGAACTTCGCAAGCTTGGTCTAGAGCCTCAAGTACAAGAAGGTTTTGTAAATGAAGAATGGAATGGGTACAGTAATCTTACAAAGCCTCAAAATATCCTAGCGCGCATAAAAGGAAGTGGTGATGGTAAGGCACTATTACTTATGTCACATTATGATAGTGCGCCACACAGTGCATCTCATGGCGCAAGTGACGCAGGTTCTGGTGTGGTAACTATACTAGAAAGTGTACGAGCTTACCTTGCAAGCGGAGTCACTCCTGTAAATGATATCATAATCTGCATCACAGACGCCGAAGAAATTGGCCTAGATGGCGCTCAGCTTTTTGTAGATGAACATCCATGGGCAAAAGACGTGGGACTTGCCCTCAACTTTGAAGCACGTGGTAGTGGTGGTCCTTCTAATATGATTGTAGAGACTAATCACGGTAATAAAAATCTCATTAATGGATTTATGGAAGCAGGAGTGGAGTATCCCGTAGGGACTTCATTAATGTATAGTATTTACAAAATGTTGCCTAATGATACGGACTCGACTGTCTTAAGAGAAGATGGTGATATTGATGGGTTTTTCTTTGCATTTATAGATGATCATTTTGACTATCATACGGTAAATGACACTTTTGAAAACTTGGATCGCAAGACACTAGAGCACCAAGGAACTTACTTAATGCCATTACTCAAGTACTTTGCAGCTACAGACCTTACCAATATAAAGTCTGATGAAGATTATGTGTACTTTGATGCCGCTGTGGCAAACTTTGTTGCATATCCATTTTCTTGGATCTGGCCTATGGTAGCAATTGCAATTGTTCTGTTTATAGCATTGCTAGTTTATGGATTTAAAAAGGAACAATTGAGGAGAAAATATGTCGCTAGAGGTTTCAGAACTTTCTTCCTTACATTAATCTTAGGAGGAGGGCTTTTTTACCTATTGTGGGAGTTATTAAAGTATGTATATCCTAGTTATGAAGACATGTTGCCTGTTTTTATTTATAATGGTCACTGGTATATTATTGCCTTTGCCTTATTAGGTTTTAGTCTATGTATGGGTATGTATCATAGGCTTACCGTGGCACAAAACACGGCAAGTAATATGGTAGCTCCACTCACTATGTGGCTCATCATTAATATACTCGTTGCAGTTTATTTAAAAGGCGCTGCCTTTTTTATCATTCCTGTATATTTTGGATTAATTGCTTTTTATGTGCTTATAGCGCAGCGTAAGCCTAGTGTGTTGTTACTTGTCTTACTGTGTGCTCCAGCTATATTTTTATTAGCTCCTCTAGTACAGTTCTTTCCTGTAGGTTTAGGACCAGATATGCTCTATGCGAGTGTAATCTTTTTGATACTCCTTTTTGGACTAGTATTGCCAGTATTTGGTTTATATAGAAACAAGAAGTTCTTAGCATATTTGAGTTTGCTAGGAGCGCTCGTTTGTTTTGGGATTGCACACATGAACTCAGATGCTGCCGTAGATCGTCAAGCACCTAATAGTCTTATTTATTATCAAAATACAGATACAAATCGAGCATACTGGGCAACATATAATAAGTCGCTTGATGACTGGACCAAAGGATACCTAGGCGAAAACCCAGAACAAGCTACTATGTACATTGGTAATGCTGCAGGTAGTAAATACAATACTCCATATACCTATGCAAAGGAAACTGCTGTAATCGATTTACCAGAAAGTACGGTGCAGCTAGATAAAGACACGCTGGTAGATGGGTTGAGGTATATCACACTTACAGTCACACCTAATCGTACTGTGCATCAAATGCGTATGTACACAGCTATAGAAACTCCTTTACAGCATATCTCTTGGAACGGCGTTGCTGTAAAAGCAGATAGTACTGAGACGCTTTATAAGAAACGAGGTAGTAAAGGTATTTTAAGTTATTACAGAGGGAAAAATGACAAGCTGGAGTTTAAATTTGCCGTGCCAGAAGGTGTAAATCCTAAATTTACACTCAAGGAGTTCTCGTACGATTTATTAGAAAACCCAAAATTTACAGTTTCGGCGAGACCTAATACTACGATGCCAAAACCATTTGTACCTAACGATGCTATCATAGTAGAGCGTACGATTGATATTGCTGAGTACGCTTTCGCGAAAGCGAAAAAAGATACTATCAACACTGGTGTAGAAGAGTAA
- a CDS encoding OsmC family protein, giving the protein MKFTRKASAHWAGSGKEGKGSISTESTVLDKAQYAFGTRFEDGVGTNPEELIGAAHSGCYTMQLSFLLNEEDFVADSLDTDAHVTFEDGEITTIKLVTKGKVPNISKEKFEEIAQKAKEVCPLSKLMKAEITLDATLL; this is encoded by the coding sequence ATGAAATTTACAAGGAAAGCAAGCGCTCATTGGGCAGGAAGTGGAAAGGAAGGTAAAGGATCAATATCAACAGAAAGTACTGTATTAGATAAAGCACAATATGCATTTGGGACAAGATTTGAAGATGGAGTAGGGACTAACCCAGAAGAGCTTATAGGTGCTGCACATTCCGGTTGTTATACAATGCAATTGAGTTTCTTGTTAAATGAAGAAGATTTTGTTGCAGATAGTCTTGACACAGATGCTCACGTAACTTTTGAAGATGGCGAAATCACCACCATCAAGTTAGTAACCAAAGGTAAAGTGCCAAATATTTCAAAAGAGAAATTTGAAGAGATTGCTCAAAAAGCAAAGGAAGTATGCCCACTGTCTAAACTTATGAAAGCAGAAATCACATTAGACGCCACATTATTATAG
- a CDS encoding tRNA-binding protein, giving the protein MEDKQDKNLTWSDFTKVEMRVGTILSAEVFAEARNPSYKMVVDFGEHGKRKTSAQITELYTTQELVGRQVVAVLNFPPKQIATMMSECLVLGGLGNEKDVILIAPDREVANGTQIG; this is encoded by the coding sequence ATGGAAGATAAGCAAGATAAAAATTTAACTTGGAGTGATTTTACTAAGGTAGAAATGCGAGTAGGCACCATCTTATCTGCAGAGGTTTTTGCAGAGGCTAGAAATCCATCCTATAAAATGGTTGTGGACTTTGGTGAGCACGGTAAAAGAAAAACATCTGCACAAATCACGGAGTTGTATACGACTCAAGAACTAGTGGGAAGGCAAGTGGTTGCAGTCCTTAATTTTCCTCCTAAGCAAATTGCAACAATGATGAGTGAGTGTCTCGTTTTGGGAGGGTTGGGAAATGAGAAGGATGTTATTTTAATAGCTCCAGATAGAGAAGTAGCAAATGGCACGCAAATAGGTTAA
- a CDS encoding 3-hydroxyanthranilate 3,4-dioxygenase, giving the protein MAIQQPFNLNKWIEENRDLLKPPVGNKNLYKEAGDYIVMIVGGPNARKDYHYNETEELFFQIEGTIEVHVQDEGVKRTMHLGPGDMYLHPAGVPHSPVRHENSIGLVIERKRVDLDGKDGLLWYCDNCNHKLYEVFFKLHNIEKDFLGHFKDFYGSKEHRTCNNCGTVMEVDERFTTD; this is encoded by the coding sequence ATGGCAATTCAACAACCGTTTAATTTAAACAAGTGGATTGAGGAAAACAGAGATCTCCTCAAACCACCCGTGGGAAATAAGAACTTATACAAAGAAGCTGGTGATTATATCGTAATGATTGTAGGTGGCCCAAATGCTCGTAAGGACTACCACTACAATGAGACCGAAGAACTATTTTTTCAGATAGAAGGTACTATTGAAGTACACGTGCAAGATGAAGGAGTAAAGCGCACTATGCATCTAGGTCCTGGTGATATGTATTTACACCCCGCTGGAGTACCACACTCACCCGTGAGGCATGAAAACTCGATAGGTCTCGTGATAGAACGCAAGAGAGTAGACCTTGATGGTAAGGATGGTTTATTATGGTACTGCGATAATTGTAATCATAAATTATATGAAGTATTCTTTAAGCTTCATAATATAGAAAAAGACTTTTTAGGTCATTTTAAAGATTTCTATGGAAGCAAAGAACATAGAACTTGTAATAACTGTGGAACTGTCATGGAAGTAGATGAGCGATTTACTACGGATTAA
- a CDS encoding CAP domain-containing protein, translated as MKLISQTFYALVALCLLSACTSEESTEIDTLANLETTIEVENNIELAEEVLDVLNDYRATLGLNALQWHTDSENLAVGHSSYMVAQNAASHDNFYERAAILQENGADMVSENVAYGFRDAESVLEGWLNSPAHKQAIEGDYTHTGIGIVLTETGIPYYTQLFIR; from the coding sequence ATGAAATTGATTAGCCAAACTTTTTACGCACTAGTTGCGTTGTGCCTCCTAAGCGCGTGCACCAGCGAAGAATCTACAGAGATAGATACTCTTGCAAATTTAGAAACTACTATTGAAGTAGAAAATAACATTGAGCTTGCCGAAGAGGTACTTGATGTACTTAACGATTATAGGGCAACTTTAGGTCTTAATGCACTGCAGTGGCATACAGATTCAGAAAATCTTGCAGTAGGACACTCTAGTTACATGGTAGCGCAAAATGCTGCTAGTCACGATAACTTTTACGAGCGCGCAGCTATATTGCAAGAAAATGGGGCAGACATGGTGAGTGAAAATGTTGCTTACGGTTTTAGAGATGCAGAGTCAGTTCTAGAAGGATGGCTTAACAGTCCTGCGCACAAGCAAGCTATAGAGGGAGATTACACACATACAGGAATAGGTATTGTATTGACAGAGACTGGAATACCATACTATACACAACTATTTATAAGATAA